A genome region from Triticum aestivum cultivar Chinese Spring chromosome 2B, IWGSC CS RefSeq v2.1, whole genome shotgun sequence includes the following:
- the LOC123041282 gene encoding protein C2-DOMAIN ABA-RELATED 3 produces the protein MDGLVGLLKVRVVRGINLAYRDARGSDPYVVLRLGKQKLKTSVKKRSVNPIWHEELTLSITNPNAPIKLAVFDKDTFSKDDPMGNADIEVLPFTEVLELDTEGIRNGTVVRSVAPSSGNCLAEESRVCWKNGKFVQDMILRLRNVESGEIMLKLEWVNMKK, from the exons ATGGATGGTTTGGTTGGGCTGTTGAAGGTGCGCGTGGTGCGTGGGATCAACCTTGCCTACCGCGACGCAAGAGGCAGTGATCCATATGTTGTCCTTCGCCTCGGCAAGCAG AAACTGAAGACCAGCGTGAAGAAGCGATCTGTGAACCCTATCTGGCATGAGGAGTTAACCCTGTCAATCACGAACCCGAATGCACCGATCAAGCTT GCGGTGTTTGACAAGGACACCTTCAGCAAGGACGACCCAATGGGGAACGCGGACATCGAGGTGCTGCCCTTTACGGAGGTCCTGGAACTGGACACCGAGGGCATCCGCAACGGCACCGTGGTGCGGTCGGTCGCGCCGAGCAGCGGGAACTGCCTCGCCGAGGAGAGCCGCGTGTGCTGGAAGAACGGCAAGTTCGTCCAGGACATGATCCTGCGCCTCCGGAACGTCGAGAGTGGGGAAATAATGCTGAAGCTGGAGTGGGTCAATATGAAGAAGTGA
- the LOC123045110 gene encoding glutamate--glyoxylate aminotransferase 1, producing the protein MMGRKALDYEELNENVKKVQYAVRGELYLRASELQKEGKRIIFTNVGNPHALGQKPLTFPRQVVALCQAPFLLDDPNVGLIFPADAIARAKHYLSLAPGGLGAYSDSRGIPGVRQEVAEFIQRRDGYPSDPELIYLTDGASKGVMQMLNAIIRNERDGILVPVPQYPLYSAAISLFGGSLVPYYLEEEANWGLDLVSTRQSVAEARSKGITVRAMVIINPGNPTGQCLSEANIRELLNFCYQENLVLLADEVYQQNVYQDERPFISARKVMFDMGPPVSREVQLISFHTVSKGYWGECGQRGGYFEMTNIPPKTVDEIYKVASIALSPNVPGQIFMGLMVNPPKPGDISYLKYSAESKSILESLRRRAQIMTDGFNSCRNVVCNFTEGAMYSFPQIRLPQRAMDVAKSAGKAPDVYYCLKLLEATGISTVPGSGFGQKEGVFHLRTTILPAEEDMPAIMSSFKKFNDSFMEQYQNHSRL; encoded by the exons ATGATGGGGAGGAAGGCCCTGGACTACGAGGAGCTCAACGAGAACGTCAAGAAGGTGCAGTACGCCGTGCGCGGGGAGCTCTACCTCCGCGCCTCCGAGCTCCAGAAGGAGGGCAAGAGGATCATCTTCACCAACGTCGGCAACCCGCACGCCCTCGGCCAGAAGCCACTCACCTTCCCCCGCCAG GTGGTGGCGCTCTGCCAGGCTCCATTCCTGCTCGATGATCCCAACGTCGGCCTCATCTTCCCCGCCGATGCCATCGCGAGGGCCAAGCACTACCTCTCCCTCGCACCCGGCGGTTTAG GTGCTTACAGTGACTCCCGAGGTATCCCTGGGGTTAGGCAGGAAGTTGCCGAGTTCATTCAGAGGCGTGATGGGTATCCAAG TGATCCAGAGCTTATCTACCTCACTGATGGTGCCAGCAAAGGTGTGATGCAAATGCTCAACGCCATTATCAGAAACGAGAGGGACGGG ATTTTGGTCCCTGTTCCACAATACCCGCTTTATTCTGCTGCTATTTCCCTCTTTGGTGGTTCTCTTGTCCCGTATTATTTGGAAGAAGAGGCTAACTGGGGACTTGATCTTGTCAGTACCCGGCAATCAGTTGCAGAAGCACGGTCAAAGGGAATCACT GTTCGAGCAATGGTGATAATAAACCCAGGAAACCCTACTGGTCAATGCCTAAGTGAAGCAAATATTAGGGAACTTTTGAACTTCTGCTATCAGGAAAACTTGGTTCTGCTTGCAGATGAAGTTTATCAACAGAATGTTTATCAAGATGAGCGTCCGTTTATAAGTGCAAGAAAG GTTATGTTTGACATGGGTCCTCCAGTAAGCAGGGAAGTTCAGCTGATTTCTTTCCATACTGTGTCCAAAGGATATTGGGGAGAGTGTGGACAACGTGGTGGGTACTTTGAAATGACAAATATTCCTCCCAAG ACTGTCGACGAGATTTATAAGGTTGCATCAATCGCGCTGAGTCCAAATGTTCCTGGGCAGATCTTT ATGGGGCTTATGGTGAACCCTCCTAAACCTGGAGACATCTCGTACCTGAAGTATTCTGCTGAAAG TAAGTCTATCCTTGAATCTTTGAGGAGGAGGGCACAAATAATGACAGACGGTTTCAATAGTTGCCGAAATGTTGTCTGCAATTTCACAGAAG GAGCTATGTATTCTTTCCCGCAAATACGCCTGCCGCAAAGAGCTATGGATGTAGCCAAAAGCGCTGGCAAAGCGCCTGATGTTTACTACTGCCTCAAGCTTCTGGAAGCCACTGGAATTTCCACTGTTCCAGGCTCAGGTTTTGGTCAGAAAGAAGG GGTGTTCCATCTGAGGACGACGATCCTGCCCGCGGAGGAGGACATGCCGGCGATCATGTCGAGCTTCAAGAAGTTCAACGACTCATTCATGGAGCAATACCAGAACCACTCGAGGCTGTGA
- the LOC123045111 gene encoding uncharacterized protein, translating to MPESEFHLRMRLLLELTQVGTVAEYTTLFWERLHHVLHLDSSLSIKSFVHPYIDGLRKDIQVAVHSQSPSSITRASCLARIREEEIMKDEAMAVEEHGNGYDHGVHGLMPNETLCIVSTKLEVLVLCSADRGVDASSLAAPTPIMCSTDYPSRGATIDISPDLATSAMCGEALDTNTFSVATPTPWWRPIPSLKFIMTTPTRFLLKGFVFTDVFMSGVTPGLKPQGTVVRPAPWPSFLDKDSSTARGGIIEPPPSAATVLIREVAPCVNWQGMMTEDIYSAKVCRGKLSFWPRLHSHKTTPQSLRQAGDINRSKSSLGNIDWYWWLIFNESLEVMYALAESELRHLRRNPSNSPWCLVDVFWRFQNYWSDPQNVRLADVSFEALFSAGQHNTGLPLQVLGVGSILNILFSEAAPSSLMTECQVDGCLWRAQYVPCCILGKSIEEKHLHICATANQALILCRAEVELFSEAYRPSTIFAHSTVWEKPTCSKIIASSVFTWRFSATDVLCYKSMQSSCKVDSAIVHNSSWKTSGRCEGMPLYWWSLQNEFSTLFSATKASVLHHIDWWSDFKFVHQAHAIGHATLHLGSAKQMDTRIPEALRTLYVPDTMQPEALRTLNVIQLDNGILSITVQGQLKNPFIVHVHNLGKLKMDAYPCCILASSVPELNHASVHAFDSKPVRQTKCATVVSWGLTAQEIYFLCHTARLSYKMWHIQLDGNISFGGEANVYLSLEWLKLPVVELQFSTPGGYLFGYKYFPMDLELPFDPGDHKLQQVLLKISGVSIGYIHLHENRGALPYHLPWWCTTLYFTMEVMQVDSGCFYLVVWLLGIIGEFDLTTLWCLLEDKMSRRATTTDKKVSKVVGYYILAVFDVLSDGTIFQSRKALYMLPEPSPRWTLTKWHMFEINSNTNIFLAVLVENSCTPGSFIVVKYTLLLPHSIGVQGGIMLHTQNLHGHPACSDYSEYVCTSCYLDPRDGENNPIFPSDMAVISAQLKRDNFNIAWSSWHHIFRVDWPNPFLQQQVVKLVGVPERQSPWDPGGVRFVDIIELLIELLVPWDPGGSHHRLEDKPHFKGARMSCPRGHALFVGLPWKMGRGTWAGPSGKDLEQCYIKRRASQEMGRTIETSEASHPFAPVPHLPAICISLLLLILTSNLFSCIRNRY from the coding sequence atgcctgAGAGTGAGTTCCACCTGCGCATGCGCTTGCTGCTCGAGCTGACGCAGGTGGGAACCGTGGCTGAGTACACGACGTTGTTCTGGGAGCGTCTACACCATGTGTTGCATCTTGACTCCAGTCTAAGCATCAAGAGCTTTGTCCACCCGTACATCGATGGCTTGCGCAAGGATATTCAAGTAGCTGTGCACTCGCAATCGCCATCTAGCATCACCAGAGCGTCCTGCCTTGCTAGAATTAGGGAGGAAGAGATCATGAAGGATGAGGCCATGGCTGTCGAGGAGCATGGCAATGGCTACGACCATGGAGTTCATGGTCTCATGCCTAATGAGACCCTCTGCATCGTCTCCACCAAGCTCGAGGTCCTAGTGTTGTGCAGTGCAGATCGCGGCGTCGACGCCAGCAGCCTTGCTGCTCCAACACCGATCATGTGTTCAACGGATTACCCAAGTCGTGGCGCCACCATTGACATCTCCCCTGATCTTGCAACCTCTGCTATGTGTGGCGAAGCTCTCGACACCAATACCTTTAGTGTCGCCACACCAACCCCGTGGTGGCGACCGATTCCTTCCCTCAAGTTCATCATGACGACGCCCACCAGGTTTTTGTTGAAAGGCTTTGTGTTTACGGACGTGTTCATGTCAGGTGTGACACCAGGTTTGAAGCCACAAGGGACGGTGGTCCGGCCGGCACCATGGCCCTCTTTCCTTGACAAGGACAGCAGTACAGCTCGTGGCGGCATCATCGAGCCACCACCGAGCGCCGCCACGGTGTTAATCAGGGAGGTGGCTCCCTGTGTGAATTGGCAAGGAATGATGACAGAGGATATTTACAGTGCAAAGGTGTGCCGCGGGAAGCTCTCTTTCTGGCCTCGACTGCACTCACACAAAACAACCCCTCAATCTCTTAGGCAAGCAGGAGACATCAACCGCAGCAAGTCAAGCCTTGGGAACATCGACTGGTATTGGTGGCTTATTTTCAATGAGTCCTTGGAAGTAATGTATGCTCTAGCAGAATCAGAGCTGCGGCACTTAAGGCGTAATCCCTCCAACTCTCCTTGGTGTTTGGTGGATGTGTTCTGGAGGTTCCAGAACTACTGGTCTGATCCTCAAAATGTACGGTTAGCTGATGTGAGTTTTGAAGCTCTATTTTCTGCTGGACAACACAACACTGGACTCCCTTTGCAAGTCTTGGGTGTTGGTTCAATTCTGAACATATTGTTCAGTGAAGCTGCACCTAGTTCACTAATGACAGAGTGCCAGGTTGATGGATGTCTATGGAGAGCACAATATGTACCTTGTTGTATCTTGGGGAAATCCATCGAAGAGAAGCATTTGCATATTTGTGCAACAGCTAATCAGGCCCTAATATTATGCAGAGCAGAAGTGGAACTCTTTAGCGAAGCCTATCGCCCTTCAACTATTTTTGCCCACAGCACAGTGTGGGAAAAGCCAACTTGCAGTAAAATCATTGCATCTTCTGTGTTTACTTGGCGGTTCAGTGCTACAGATGTTCTTTGCTATAAGTCGATGCAGTCTTCGTGTAAGGTAGACAGTGCCATTGTTCATAATTCCTCATGGAAAACCAGTGGTCGCTGTGAAGGCATGCCTTTATATTGGTGGTCTCTTCAAAATGAATTTTCCACACTATTTTCTGCAACTAAAGCGAGCGTGCTGCACCACATTGATTGGTGGTCTGATTTTAAATTTGTACATCAAGCTCATGCTATTGGTCATGCTACTTTGCATTTGGGATCTGCAAAACAGATGGATACTAGGATCCCTGAAGCTCTTAGAACACTCTATGTTCCAGATACTATGCAGCCTGAAGCTCTCAGGACACTCAATGTTATTCAGTTGGATAATGGAATTTTAAGCATTACAGTCCAAGGGCAGTTGAAGAATCCCTTTATTGTTCATGTGCATAATCTTGGTAAACTGAAAATGGATGCTTACCCCTGCTGTATTCTCGCGAGCTCTGTTCCAGAATTAAACCATGCTAGTGTCCATGCCTTTGATTCTAAGCCAGTTAGGCAAACAAAATGTGCAACCGTAGTGTCTTGGGGGCTTACAGCTCAAGAGATATACTTTCTATGTCACACGGCAAGACTCAGTTACAAGATGTGGCACATACAGCTTGATGGAAATATATCTTTTGGTGGTGAAGCTAATGTTTATCTTTCACTGGAGTGGCTCAAGTTACCGGTGGTGGAACTTCAGTTCTCCACTCCGGGTGGCTATCTTTTCGGTTATAAATATTTTCCTATGGATCTGGAGTTGCCTTTTGATCCAGGAGACCATAAGTTACAACAGGTTCTTCTTAAAATTAGTGGTGTATCCATCGGATATATACATCTGCACGAGAATAGAGGAGCTTTGCCATATCATTTGCCCTGGTGGTGTACAACGCTATATTTCACGATGGAAGTTATGCAAGTTGACAGTGGGTGTTTTTATCTGGTTGTATGGCTCCTCGGCATCATTGGAGAGTTTGATCTCACCACATTATGGTGTTTATTGGAGGACAAAATGTCAAGAAGGGCGACTACAACTGATAAGAAAGTAAGCAAAGTGGTTGGTTATTATATTCTTGCTGTTTTTGATGTTCTGAGTGATGGAACCATATTCCAATCTCGGAAAGCATTGTACATGTTGCCTGAACCCAGCCCTAGGTGGACGCTCACGAAGTGGCATATGTTTGAGATAAATTCCAACACGAATATCTTTCTAGCAGTTTTGGTTGAAAACAGTTGCACACCAGGGAGTTTCATAGTTGTCAAGTATACTCTACTCCTACCACATTCCATTGGTGTTCAGGGAGGAATTATGTTACATACTCAGAACCTGCATGGTCACCCAGCTTGCTCAGACTACTCGGAATATGTATGCACATCATGTTATCTTGACCCGAGGGACGGAGAAAACAACCCAATTTTTCCATCGGATATGGCAGTGATCTCTGCGCAGCTGAAGCGTGACAACTTTAATATCGCTTGGAGTAGTTGGCATCACATCTTTCGGGTCGACTGGCCAAACCCATTTCTGCAGCAACAGGTTGTTAAGCTCGTAGGAGTACCCGAGAGACAATCTCCATGGGACCCGGGTGGTGTCCGCTTCGTCGACATTATTGAACTTCTCATTGAGCTGCTAGTACCATGGGATCCGGGTGGTTCACATCACCGGCTTGAGGACAAGCCGCATTTTAAGGGGGCGAGAATGTCATGCCCCAGAGGTCATGCCCTCTTTGTGGGACTGCCCTGGAAAATGGGCCGTGGAACTTGGGCTGGGCCTAGTGGCAAGGATCTGGAGCAATGCTATATAAAGAGGCGCGCGTCACAGGAGATGGGGCGAACGATTGAAACGTCTGAAGCCTCTCATCCTTTTGCTCCTGTTCCTCACCTCCCTGCTATCTGTATCTCCCTCTTGTTGCTGATTCTCACCTCAAATCTCTTCTCTTGTATCCGAAATCGGTACTGA